The DNA sequence GGTGTGGGGAGGTGGGTGATGGAGGTTCCGTCGGCGGTGCTTCGTGACCTGGTGGCTGAAGCCACCGGGCAAAGAGCCTTTCGTTGCTATCAGTGCGGGAACTGCTCGGCCGGTTGCCCGATGGCCGGCAAGGGCGACATGCTTCCGCATCTCGTCTTCAGGCTCCTTCAGCTCGGCGACGATTCTCCCGTGCGATCGATCCAGCCCTGGCTCTGCGTCGGATGCCAGACCTGCGCGGTGAGATGCCCGCAGGACCTCGATCTATCGCTCGTGATGGACGCGCTTCGCGCCGAGGCG is a window from the Candidatus Eisenbacteria bacterium genome containing:
- a CDS encoding heterodisulfide reductase subunit C, which translates into the protein MEVPSAVLRDLVAEATGQRAFRCYQCGNCSAGCPMAGKGDMLPHLVFRLLQLGDDSPVRSIQPWLCVGCQTCAVRCPQDLDLSLVMDALRAEAMRRGTVPDEAKRIAAFNKIFLEQILDGGRLSEVQLGAIYNLRTLAPFQNLTSVPALLRRGKIRIGGKAVRGPGAARRGGGKP